One Mailhella massiliensis DNA segment encodes these proteins:
- a CDS encoding P-II family nitrogen regulator, translated as MKKLQVILRLETVEDVKEALSAIGIGGATLMEVRGFGRQRGHTEIYRSRKMEVDFRSKMMLEIVMEDEKVDDAVEVILKHARTGAVGDGKIFILPVDNVIRIRTGESGKDAL; from the coding sequence ATGAAGAAACTTCAGGTGATATTGAGGCTGGAAACCGTGGAAGACGTGAAGGAAGCTTTGAGCGCCATAGGTATAGGCGGCGCGACGCTCATGGAGGTGCGCGGCTTCGGCAGGCAGCGCGGTCATACGGAAATTTACCGCTCCCGGAAAATGGAGGTGGATTTCCGCTCCAAGATGATGCTGGAAATCGTCATGGAAGATGAAAAGGTGGACGACGCCGTGGAGGTCATTCTGAAACATGCCCGCACGGGCGCTGTGGGAGACGGCAAGATCTTCATTCTGCCGGTGGACAACGTCATACGCATCCGTACGGGAGAATCGGGGAAGGACGCGCTGTAG
- a CDS encoding ammonium transporter: protein MNAADTGFVLVSAMLVMLMVPALALFYGGLVASRNVLSTTMHSFVLLGVGALLWPLVGYTLAFGPDVHGLIGGFEHLFLRGVGMDPSEGSSIPALAFMAFQCMFAALTPALISGAYAERIHFQAMLLFSTLWLIVVYCPMAHWVWGGGWLMKMGALDFAGGAVVHMSSGSAALAAAVVLGRRTTMGRRAGLPHNIPMTVLGAGLLWFGWFGFNAGSALAANGLAANALVTTHLSAGCAILGWLAVERLHTGHFTVLGAASGAVAGLVVITPAAGFVEPWAAVVMGLLGGAVCYGGIFLKSVFHYDDALDVVGIHGIGGVLGALLTGVFASASVNGVDGLLYGNVHQFFVQAVSVIATTGFCFPVSFLLLKLTDRIVGLRVPLEKEVTGLDISEHSESGYQF from the coding sequence ATGAATGCGGCCGATACGGGTTTTGTCCTGGTCAGCGCCATGCTTGTCATGCTCATGGTTCCGGCTCTGGCTTTGTTTTACGGGGGGCTTGTGGCCTCGCGCAATGTGCTTTCCACCACCATGCACAGTTTCGTGCTTCTCGGCGTGGGGGCGCTGCTCTGGCCTCTTGTGGGCTATACGCTGGCCTTCGGACCTGACGTGCACGGTCTTATAGGCGGTTTTGAGCATCTTTTTCTGAGGGGCGTGGGCATGGATCCTTCGGAAGGCAGCAGCATTCCTGCGCTGGCGTTCATGGCGTTTCAGTGCATGTTCGCCGCGCTGACGCCTGCTCTCATTTCAGGCGCGTACGCCGAACGCATCCATTTTCAGGCCATGCTGCTTTTTTCCACGCTGTGGCTGATTGTGGTTTACTGCCCCATGGCGCACTGGGTGTGGGGCGGGGGCTGGCTCATGAAGATGGGCGCGCTTGATTTTGCAGGCGGCGCCGTGGTGCACATGAGCTCCGGTTCCGCCGCCCTTGCCGCAGCCGTCGTTCTCGGGCGGCGTACCACCATGGGTCGCCGGGCCGGACTGCCCCACAATATTCCCATGACGGTGCTCGGCGCGGGGCTTCTGTGGTTCGGCTGGTTCGGCTTCAACGCGGGCAGCGCTCTTGCGGCGAACGGCCTTGCCGCCAACGCTCTGGTCACCACGCATCTTTCCGCAGGCTGCGCCATTCTCGGCTGGCTTGCGGTGGAACGCCTGCATACGGGGCATTTCACCGTTCTGGGCGCGGCGTCCGGCGCCGTGGCGGGCCTTGTGGTCATCACTCCTGCTGCCGGTTTCGTCGAACCCTGGGCGGCCGTAGTCATGGGACTTCTCGGCGGCGCGGTATGCTACGGCGGCATTTTTCTGAAGAGCGTGTTCCACTATGACGATGCGCTGGACGTGGTGGGGATACACGGCATAGGCGGTGTGCTGGGGGCGCTTCTTACGGGCGTATTTGCCAGTGCCTCCGTCAACGGGGTGGACGGACTTCTGTACGGCAATGTCCATCAGTTCTTCGTGCAGGCTGTGTCCGTGATAGCCACGACAGGGTTCTGCTTCCCCGTGAGCTTCCTGCTTCTCAAGCTCACCGACAGGATCGTGGGCCTGCGCGTTCCTCTGGAAAAGGAAGTGACGGGTCTCGATATTTCGGAACACTCCGAATCCGGCTACCAGTTCTAG
- a CDS encoding trypsin-like peptidase domain-containing protein has protein sequence MKFRILFLVCALLLPLSTEAATAPRALTARQQARVTPAVRAVEAVAPAVVNITSTLVERRSSRELTPFDLFFDMPGRDLRGEAIGSGIIIDGRRSLVLTNAHVVNGASDISVRLLDGRSFSADVVGAEPDFDIAVLRLKGAKNLPSVAMGDSTDLMPGESVIAIGNPYGFSHTVTTGVISALDRTIEAEDGVFTDLIQTDAAINPGNSGGPLLNILGELVGVNTAIYDKAQGIGFAIPISKARRVVDEILDQGHVSTPWLALIGQNVDPRTARYLRLPEAEGLLVTEVFKDGPAEKAGIRPGDVILELGGNRVSDRDKYLSLLRNHQPHAPVTLKIWRDGREKTFSLKTADFDDGTAEKLALRRWGMKVKDGRNGVVVTGVQEQSPAGRLGLQKGDVIPAVSGRPTHTRRDFLDSFRRDFLKRQVLLQVLRGNRLYQVRMGL, from the coding sequence ATGAAATTCCGTATTCTTTTCCTTGTCTGCGCGCTTCTTCTTCCCCTTTCCACCGAAGCCGCGACGGCACCCCGCGCCCTGACGGCGAGACAGCAGGCCAGAGTCACGCCTGCGGTCAGGGCCGTGGAGGCCGTGGCCCCCGCCGTCGTGAACATCACAAGCACGCTGGTGGAGCGGCGTTCCTCCCGCGAGCTGACGCCGTTCGACCTCTTTTTCGACATGCCCGGCCGTGATCTCCGCGGAGAGGCCATCGGCTCCGGCATCATCATCGACGGCCGTCGTTCTCTGGTCCTTACCAATGCGCATGTGGTGAACGGCGCTTCCGATATTTCCGTACGCCTTCTCGACGGGCGTTCCTTCTCCGCCGACGTGGTGGGTGCGGAACCGGATTTCGACATCGCCGTGCTCCGGCTCAAGGGCGCAAAGAATCTTCCCTCCGTCGCCATGGGCGATTCCACCGATCTCATGCCCGGGGAAAGCGTCATCGCCATCGGTAATCCCTACGGTTTTTCCCACACCGTGACCACGGGCGTCATTTCCGCGCTGGATCGTACCATAGAAGCCGAGGACGGCGTGTTCACCGACCTTATTCAGACGGATGCCGCCATCAATCCCGGCAACAGCGGGGGGCCGCTTCTCAATATTCTGGGCGAGCTTGTGGGCGTGAACACCGCCATTTACGACAAGGCGCAGGGCATAGGGTTCGCCATTCCCATCAGCAAGGCGCGTCGCGTGGTGGATGAGATTCTCGATCAGGGGCATGTCAGCACGCCGTGGCTTGCGCTCATCGGGCAGAACGTGGACCCGCGCACGGCGCGTTATCTGCGTCTGCCGGAGGCGGAAGGACTGCTGGTGACGGAGGTGTTCAAGGACGGCCCGGCGGAAAAGGCGGGCATACGGCCCGGCGATGTCATTCTGGAGCTGGGCGGCAACCGCGTTTCCGACCGCGACAAGTATCTTTCCCTCCTGCGCAACCATCAGCCCCATGCTCCGGTGACGCTGAAGATATGGCGCGACGGCAGGGAAAAGACCTTCAGCCTGAAGACGGCGGATTTCGACGACGGTACGGCCGAAAAACTGGCCCTGCGCCGCTGGGGCATGAAGGTGAAGGACGGCCGGAACGGCGTCGTGGTCACCGGCGTGCAGGAGCAGTCCCCGGCAGGGCGGCTCGGGCTGCAGAAGGGCGATGTCATTCCGGCGGTTTCCGGGCGGCCTACCCATACGCGCAGGGACTTTCTCGATTCGTTCCGCAGGGATTTTCTCAAGCGGCAGGTACTGCTTCAGGTGCTGCGGGGAAATCGTCTGTATCAGGTACGGATGGGGCTGTAG